TGAACAAAGAGGTTTACTTACTTCTTTTATCGGAGTGGAAAAAGGGCCTCCCCCAACAACTCAAAGTCTGGGTTTGTACTTGGCATGAAATTGAATCTAGACTTACACATCCTACATGATCCAGGGGACCAGGCAAAGAAATTAATTCAAGTATTGCCCCTGAGATCTGGAAGGCACGTCTGGCCCATCCCTCCCAGACACTGTGCTTGCAGGTAAGACAATCAGGCCAGGATTTTATTTAGTACCATACTGATCTCCATGCAATTTCCTCTTGCCCTTTACCCCCCAGAAATAGGACTTGTGTGGACTGAGCCAAGCAGCATAGGTGGACAGTGAGCTTGTCCACTTGCTAGCTGATGGATGACTTCGATTTCTGCTTCTGCACCGGACGTGGGCAGTATTTCCTTGGTCTGATTATCCTTCTCCCAGTGATAGAAACACTTTCCTTGCTATTCTGATCCAAATCCAAAGAGGGTGACCTGGTGGATGAGAGAGGGACATGTGCATCAGCAGATGGACTCCTGTCCTTACCGCTGCCTCCCTTCACGCAGCACCTAGGATGACAGGTTGCCCCTTGGAGCTGGGAGGAGACTAGAGCTCACTTCTTCCGGGAAACAGACTCTGGACACACTGAGATAAACACACTCCTATAGTCACCTAGGAGCCCCAAAAAGAGAATGTCAACTAGCTTCTCTTCATGACAGTGGAGGAAGACAGGGGAACACCCCAGGACATAAGAGAAGGGCGTTCCAGGCAAACGGAATGGAGCATGAGAAGGCATGGGGCAGCTTGTGTGTTtagggaattctttttttttttttttttattgagacggagtttcgctcttgttacccaggctggagtgcaatggtgcgatctcggctcaccgcaacctccccctcttgggttcaggcaattctcctgcctcagcctcctgagtagctgggattacaggcatgagccaccatgcccagctaattttttttatttttagtagagacagggtttcaccatgttgaccaggatggtctcgatctcttgacctcgtgatccacccgcctcggcctcccaaagtgctgggattacaggcttgagccaccgcgcccggccgtgtttaGGGAATTCTAAGAGCCCATATgaaagcctgggagacaggaggcgaggggaggggtcAGAACAtgtagagtcttttttttttttgagatgaagtttcactcttgctgcccaggctggagtgcactggcgcagtctcagctcactgcaacctccgcctccagggttcaagtctcctgtctcaaccttccaagtagctgggattacaggcacccaccaccacgcctggctaatgtttgtatttgtagcagagacagggtttcaccatgttggccaggcttgtctccaactcctgacctcaggtgattcacttgccttggcctcgcaaagtgctgggattacaggcgtgagccaccatgcccggcctaaatgtAGAGTCTTGAAAGCCAGGCAGAAAACTTTAGACACCCTGCTGAAGGCATTGAGGAACAGGCATTTTAAGAGAAGATACGAGAATCTTTCTTTCCTGGGCACAGTTGTGCAAGACACGGAACAGAGCCCTGGGCCCCAGGGATGACCCTCACCCTGGGAATGCAGCCAGTTTCCCTGGTTGCCcctggggaggaagggggagggccCTTCCCCAGCAACCCACAGCAACATCCTACCCCTTCTCCTATCCCCCCTCACCATGTCTTTGCTGTCTTTGCTATCTTACGCTCCACTAGGGAACCGGACCATCTTCCAAAATCTGAGAAAGAATTGGAATGTGTTAACCTACCCTGTTAGCCtaatcaactctttttttttttttttttttttttttttttttttgagacggagtttcgatcttgttacccaggctggagtgcagtggtgcgatctcgactcaccaaaacctccgcctcctgggttcaggcaattctcctgcctcagcctcctgagtagctgggattacaggcacgcgccaccatgtccagctgattttttgtatttttagtagagacggggtttcaccatgttgaccaggatggtctcgatctcttgacctcgtgatccacctgcctcggcctcccaaagtgctgggattacaggtgtgagccaccgtacccagcctcaaCTCATTCTTAATTGAAGGAGCTGGAtagactccatcttagcttcttcaCTTATAGTTATTTTCCTTCCATTAAGTACGTAGCTGTAGTGTGTAGCTGGGGCAAGATGACGCCAGGCACACACAGGAATGCATTTACCGATAAGACACCGAGTCAAGCAGTACCAGCAGCCCCTGGGAATGCAGATGCTGCTAAGTACCCAGAGCCCCCAGATCTGTAAGTTGCATGTCTTTTGTGACAGCTTAAGCTTCTGCACCTGGAACTGTTTACTTCTTATGTACTAGTATATCTTTTAACTTGCTTGctctgcttttgtgaaaaattGCTTAAGTGAGGTCACCCCTCCCCTTTGAAACTAGGGTATAAGAAAACCACCTAGCTCTTTCTTTGGGGCCGAGAGAACTTTGGGCATTAGCCGTCTCTCAGTCATAGGCAATAAAGGACTCTTTATTGAGTCTCAGAGTGTGGCACGTTCCTTTACTCACTCAGGTACAGCAGGAGTTGGGGGAGTTTGGGCCCCAAGACCTGGGAAAGTCCTGCAGGTATCCCCAGTAAGCCAATAGAGGGGCTTCCCAGGACCCCTGCTGCTACTCCCTGCCATGACCTCCCCTCACCCGCACACAGGCAATGTTTGGGGACCCCTCTTCCATCACCTCGTCACTCAGAGCATCTGAAGGCCACACCAGCTCAAAGAGCTTCCGCAGCAGCATCTCCAGCTGCGCCCAGGAACCCTGGTCACTGGCATTCCTGGGACAGATGAAGCATTATGTGTGGTTTGGTTCCCCAGTCCATCTCAAAACCCTGGACTAGGGCCCACTTCATCTTGGGAAGGGGAGCAGAAACTGACAGAACTGTGGGGCAGGCCTGGCTGGCCCTCCTGctcccaccctctccccagcACCCACCTGAAAACCAGGGGGTATTGGTCGATGTCATTGCCATGGCTGGAGCCCTGCAGGATCTGTGGGTGCCCCAACAGCGCACAAGTCCCACAATAAAAATCAGAATGGTTCACCGAGAGCCTGGGAATCACTTTAAACAGCTTCTTCCACAATTTCCCAAGCTTGCTCCCCGAGTTCATGCCCTGGAAACAGCAGGAGGGAGGACACTGGGGGCTGGGCCCAGGGGAGGGAAAACACAGCTGGGTGGGTAAGATCTCCATCCAGGGCCTGTGAAGACAGGGCTGAGGCCAGGGGGTTGGGCTGGAAAGTGGGAGATTGGTGaggcctgggaagcagagggatGGGACGGGGCCCAGTGTTGACCACTGACCAACCACCAGTGCACAGTGTCAGAAGTCACAGACTCCCTGGTCCTCGTCAGGTACCCCATGGTCTTCCTGGAGCACGCATCAAGCCAGTTCCATTCTGTGGCTGGGTGGGGCCAGGAGGAGCAGTTGAGGGTCTCCGAAGGGCAGCCAAACGTCCCGAAACCGAACCAGGGGCAGTTGCAACGCCATGGAACCAAGTACATTCGTTTTTCCTGGGGTGCTGATTCAGGTGTCAGATCCAGATAGGGGGCCATCAGCCAGAGGAGGAGCACCCAAAAGATCCACAGGACAAAAATCTGCCAGCGCTTCATGTCTGTCCCAGGCAGTGGCTCCGTGACGGGCGGCAGACTGGCTTCTCTACCTGGAAGGATGAGGGGCTGAGGCCACAGACAGCAACAGCTTCTCTCCATCCTGTCGGCCTCCACGCTCCCCGTCCCAAAACCCCTCACCTCCTTCcaacccctccctcctctcctgcctcactaTCCATTTGCTCACCCCCAAAAAGGACTACAGCTGGGCATGGGGTAGAAGAGGCCAGGGCAGAGAGACAGCATGTGGTTAGTACTGCGGAGGGCAGGAATACCTCTCAGTAGGGTCCTTGGTGTCCCTAGCTATAGGACAGATCTCATCACAAAGTACACATTGTGACCTCCCTCCTTTAGCCTGCCTGGAAAAAGCCACCACCCTACCCTTTCTGACATCCAAACATCCTCCACTGGATATAAGATGACCTAGTCTTTCTTCTTCACCTCTGCAGCCCTAGGACttagaatcattaaaaaaaacaaacaaacaaaaaaaaacccttagaatcatttagtaaatatttatggaataaataaaCAGGCGTTGAAAGGgaacttcttttctttgagatggagtttttgcacggtcatccaggctggagtgcagtggcgtgatcttggctcgctgcaacttccgcttcctgagttcaagtgattctcatgcctcatcctcccaagtagctgggattacag
This is a stretch of genomic DNA from Saimiri boliviensis isolate mSaiBol1 chromosome 9, mSaiBol1.pri, whole genome shotgun sequence. It encodes these proteins:
- the C9H20orf173 gene encoding uncharacterized protein C20orf173 homolog, whose protein sequence is MERSCCCLWPQPLILPGREASLPPVTEPLPGTDMKRWQIFVLWIFWVLLLWLMAPYLDLTPESAPQEKRMYLVPWRCNCPWFGFGTFGCPSETLNCSSWPHPATEWNWLDACSRKTMGYLTRTRESVTSDTVHWWLGMNSGSKLGKLWKKLFKVIPRLSVNHSDFYCGTCALLGHPQILQGSSHGNDIDQYPLVFRNASDQGSWAQLEMLLRKLFELVWPSDALSDEVMEEGSPNIACVRVRGGHGRE